From Thermoanaerobaculia bacterium:
ATCGTCCGGCGATTGCCGGCAGCGTGCGACGGGTTCCCTGCGCCAGCGTCTCAGTTCGGCAGCAGGACGCTGTCGACGACGTGGATGACGCCGTTCGACTGGTTGACGTCGGCGATCGTCACGGTCGCGGTAAGGCCCTTCTCGTCCTTGAGGACGACCTTGCCGTCGACCAGCATCGCCTGAATCGAGGCGCCGGCGACCGTCTTGAAGCTCGTCGTGCCCTTGCCGTCCTGGATCATCCTGACGAGATCGGCCGCCATGACCTTGCCTGCGACCACGTGGTAGGTGAGGATTTTCGTGAGCGTCGCCTTGTTCTCGGGCTTCAAGAGACCCTCGACCGTGCCGGCCGGGAGCTTCGCGAACGCGGCGTTGGTCGGCGCGAAAACGGTGAAGGGACCGGTGCCCTTCAGCGTCGTCACCAGATCGGCGGCCTTCACCGCGGCCACCAGCGTCGTGTGATCGGCCGAGTTGACGGCGTTGTCGATGATGTCCTTGTTGGGGAACATCTCCTTGCCGCCGACCATGGGGTTCGGACTGCCGGCGCTGGCGGCCGAGACGACGGCGAGCGCTGCGAGGGCGAAAGCTGCGACGAGCGACTTTTGGGAGTACTTCATGAGCGGAGTCCTTTCGGGTTGTCGTTGCCGGTCTCTTGCGACCGTTCAACATGGACTACGCCTCGTGCGGGCGGGCGGATGGACCGTGCGACCGATCCATCCGAACCGGCTCGCGGCACGTATCGCCTCATCGGCGGGAGGAAGGACCGGGTTCAGGCGACGGTGCCGGCCTCGGGCTCAGGCGAGGGTTCCGCTTCCGGTTCCCGAGGGGCCGGGCCCCGGGCCTCCGGCGCGGCGTCGGTATGCAGGCCGCTGGCGAAGACGAGTGTCGCCAGGGCGAGCGCACACGAGATCCAGAACGGTGCGCCGGAGCCGAAGCGCTGGAAGGTGAAGCCGGCCCAGATCGGACCGACCAGCCGCGCGACGCCGCCGTAGGCCTGTTGTACCCCCATCGTCGCGCCCAGCTCGTGGCGCATGGCGAAGCGCGACACGAGCGACGACGACGCAGGGAAGAGCAGTGCCGTGCCGATGGGAATCAGCATGATCGCGACGCAGAAGGTGACGATCGTCGGCGCCAGAGCCTGCAGCGCATAGCCGGCGGCCAGCGAGACCAACCCGATCCGCATCACACCTTTCTCGCCGAAGCGGCGCACCGCAGGACCGAGCAGAATGACCCGCATCACCAGCGAGATCGCTCCGACGAAAACGTAGAAGAGGCCGAACGACTTCTCGGTGATTCCGAAGCGCTCCTGCAGGAAGAGCGCGAGGACGGCGTTCATCGCCATGAACGCCATCATGCCGACGGCGTAGATCCAGATCAGCCGGGCGACGGGGCGCCGGGGATGCCTGAAGACCGCGAGCATCCGCTTGCCGAGCGATTCGCGCTGCTCCTGTTTCGCCTCGGCGCGCGCCTCGGCGCTCGACGACTCGGGCAGCCAGCGCTTGACGAAAAGGAGA
This genomic window contains:
- a CDS encoding fasciclin domain-containing protein, whose amino-acid sequence is MKYSQKSLVAAFALAALAVVSAASAGSPNPMVGGKEMFPNKDIIDNAVNSADHTTLVAAVKAADLVTTLKGTGPFTVFAPTNAAFAKLPAGTVEGLLKPENKATLTKILTYHVVAGKVMAADLVRMIQDGKGTTSFKTVAGASIQAMLVDGKVVLKDEKGLTATVTIADVNQSNGVIHVVDSVLLPN
- a CDS encoding MFS transporter codes for the protein MAPDRVSLARLWALMATVFVDMMGFLMVMPVLPFYADRLGASPLLIGLMVSVFALAQLLMAPYLGKISDRKGRRPTLMFGISIAAVAFLLLALACSEWAMARISPGWLIALIFISRFVAGAGGATTGVVQAYVGDAIVPEERAKALGWISAATNAGVMIGPALGSLAAFGGPAVPGLVATALCLLNLLFVKRWLPESSSAEARAEAKQEQRESLGKRMLAVFRHPRRPVARLIWIYAVGMMAFMAMNAVLALFLQERFGITEKSFGLFYVFVGAISLVMRVILLGPAVRRFGEKGVMRIGLVSLAAGYALQALAPTIVTFCVAIMLIPIGTALLFPASSSLVSRFAMRHELGATMGVQQAYGGVARLVGPIWAGFTFQRFGSGAPFWISCALALATLVFASGLHTDAAPEARGPAPREPEAEPSPEPEAGTVA